The Odocoileus virginianus isolate 20LAN1187 ecotype Illinois chromosome 3, Ovbor_1.2, whole genome shotgun sequence genome includes a window with the following:
- the LOC110133853 gene encoding signal peptidase complex catalytic subunit SEC11C encodes MVRASTVGAHLPASSLDIFGDLRKMNKRQLYYQVLNFAMIVSSALMIWKGLIVLTGSESPIVVVLCGSMEPAFHRGDLLFLTNFREDPIRAREIIVFKVEGRDIPIVHRVIKVHEKDNGDIKFLTKGDNNEVDDRGLYKEGQNWLEKKDVVGLARGFLPYVGMVTIIMNDYPKFKYALLAVLGAYVLLKCES; translated from the coding sequence ATGGTGCGCGCCAGCACCGTGGGGGCACATCTCCCCGCGTCCAGCTTGGACATCTTCGGGGACCTGAGGAAGATGAACAAGCGCCAGCTCTACTACCAGGTCTTAAACTTCGCCATGATTGTGTCCTCTGCGCTCATGATCTGGAAAGGCCTGATTGTCCTCACTGGCAGTGAGAGCCCCATCGTGGTGGTGCTGTGCGGCAGCATGGAGCCAGCCTTTCACAGGGGCGACCTTCTGTTCCTAACGAATTTCCGGGAAGACCCCATTAGAGCTCGAGAAATCATTGTTTTTAAAGTCGAAGGACGAGACATCCCAATAGTTCACAGAGTAATCAAAGTTCACGAAAAAGACAATGGAGACATCAAATTTCTGACTAAAGGAGATAATAATGAAGTTGATGATAGAGGCTTGTACAAAGAAGGCCAGAACTGGCTGGAGAAGAAGGACGTGGTGGGGCTCGCCCGAGGGTTTTTACCATATGTCGGTATGGTCACCATAATAATGAATGACTACCCAAAATTTAAGTATGCTCTTTTGGCTGTATTGGGTGCATATGTGTTATTGAAATGTGAATCCTGA